In the genome of Streptomyces sp. NBC_00259, the window CAGTACATTGACGCCATGTCTAATACGCGGCCGGTCAAGGTGGCGTCGGAACACACGGCGCTCACAGCCCGAAAGGTCTCCTTCGCCTGGGAGGAGACCCCGCTCCACTGGGTCCCCGGCGATCCGTTCGCCACCCACACGATCAATGTGCTGCATCTGCTCCTCCCGGCCGGCGAACGCTGGTTCGTCCACGTCTACAAGCAGGTCCTGCCGCACATCCACGACGACCGGCTGCGCGAGGACGTCATCGGCTTCATCGGCCAGGAGGCGGTCCACTCGCAGGCCCATGACGACGTACTGCCGCACCTCAGGGAACTGGGCCTCGACCCCACCCCCTACACCGCGCAGGTCGACTGGTTCTTCGAGAAGCTGCTCGGCGACCGGACCCTGCCGCCCGGAAAGCCGCGCGCATGGTGGCTGAAGGAACGGGTCGCGCTGATCGCCGCGATCGAGCACTACACGGCCTTCCTCGGCGACTGGGTGCTCAACGCCGGTGAACTGGACCGGCGCGGCGCCGACCCGATGATGCTGGATCTGCTGCGCTGGCACGGCGCGGAGGAGGTCGAGCACCGCTCGGTCGCCTTCGACCTGTTCATGCACGTCGACGGCAGCTACCGGCGCCGGGTGAGGACCTGGGCGGCGGCCTTCTCCGCGCTCGTCTTCCTCTGGCAGCGCGGCGCCCGCTTCTTCATGGAGAACGACCCCACGCTGCCCGACGGCAGGGCGAGCTTCCGGGACTTCTACCGCGCGGGAACCCGCGGCGTCCTCCCGTCCACACCGGACCTGCTGCGCTCCATCCCGCGCTATCTCAGCCGTGCCTACCACCCCAGCCAGGAGGGCAGCACCGCCCAGGCCGTCGCCTATCTGGCCTCGTCACCCGGCGCCAACGGCCTGCACGACAAGGCCATGAAGGACAAGGGCCTGGACGACAAGGGCCTGGACGACAAGCGCATGGACGACAAGCGCATGGACGACAAGCGCATGGACGGCAAGGGCGTGGACGACAACGGCCCGGACGGCCCGTGCCCGAAGGGAGGCCGCTGACATGCCCCGACTGCGTACCGTCGCCCTC includes:
- a CDS encoding metal-dependent hydrolase, with product MSNTRPVKVASEHTALTARKVSFAWEETPLHWVPGDPFATHTINVLHLLLPAGERWFVHVYKQVLPHIHDDRLREDVIGFIGQEAVHSQAHDDVLPHLRELGLDPTPYTAQVDWFFEKLLGDRTLPPGKPRAWWLKERVALIAAIEHYTAFLGDWVLNAGELDRRGADPMMLDLLRWHGAEEVEHRSVAFDLFMHVDGSYRRRVRTWAAAFSALVFLWQRGARFFMENDPTLPDGRASFRDFYRAGTRGVLPSTPDLLRSIPRYLSRAYHPSQEGSTAQAVAYLASSPGANGLHDKAMKDKGLDDKGLDDKRMDDKRMDDKRMDGKGVDDNGPDGPCPKGGR